In Bacillus thuringiensis, the DNA window CCTGATTGCTCCAATAATTGGACAAGTGAATACCCATACTGCGGTGTTCTTAACTGGCTTAAAACCGCTAATGTTAATGTACCTCTTCTTAATTCAGTAATTAACGAATTTAATAAAGCATCCATTCACTCACCTCATTTCCATTACTATGTGTCATACAGTATATGTTTTATACTATGTATCGTACAGTATTAGTGTGATAAAAACAATGCGTATTTACAAAAAATAGATAATAAAAAAGCACAAACTATAGAATTTGTGCTTTTTTTGTTAATTTAAACGGCTATTACAATCTTAATTTTGTACCTCTAATAATATAAACTCTCCTTTTTCTTTAGTAAATGGGGTAACATCTACAATTGCCGCAATATGAATTACTCCATATACATGCGGATATTCTTGACCGTTAGAAGCAAGTTCATATTTTATTTCTGCTTTTATTAAGGATGTATCGATTGTCAGTAATAAAACATCTTCTTCATGATTAAAATGTTTTTCAGCAACTTTTAAAGCTTGCTGTAAAAATGAACAATGAATAAATCCCTCTTCTTTAAGTGAAGCTTCATTAATTCCTCCATCAACCTTTGCGATTTCCCAATTTCTTTTTGTTATTACTTTTGTTATCATAGTTACCCTCTCTCCATGTCTTTATATAGAAAAACAAGAGGTTCTTCTTTTTGTTACTAGAAAATCCTCTTGCATGTAATATTTATTTTAATCCGTTAATTAAAGGTGATACTTCTCCGCTATGGAAAATCCATAAATCATGAAGTGACCTTGTACATCCGACATATAGTAACTTCGCATCATGTTTCGTATTTTTATAGTGTTCTTCATCAACATCGATTAATAGAACAGCATCAAATTCTAACCCTTTTGCCAAGTATACAGGTACTACTGAAATACCACCTTCATATTTACTTTGATCTGCTTCAATGACGTTTACAGCTAATCCTGCATTTGTTAATTTCTCATATAAATCGCGGCATTCATCGTCTGTTCTTCCTATTACCGCAATTGTTTTCACATCTTCATTTTGTAGATGTTTTAACGTCTTCATAATCTCATTAAATTGATCTTCTGCATGGATTACTTTAACATCTTCACCGCTACGAAAAACTGGTGTTGCAAGCCCCACTGGAATCTCTGCATTTTTAATTATCTCGTT includes these proteins:
- a CDS encoding DUF952 domain-containing protein; the protein is MITKVITKRNWEIAKVDGGINEASLKEEGFIHCSFLQQALKVAEKHFNHEEDVLLLTIDTSLIKAEIKYELASNGQEYPHVYGVIHIAAIVDVTPFTKEKGEFILLEVQN